DNA sequence from the Mus caroli chromosome X, CAROLI_EIJ_v1.1, whole genome shotgun sequence genome:
ACCTGCCACTCAGAGAAGCCTTAAGAACCAGActgagctgcttttttttttttttttgaactttctGCCAGTCTTATCTGATCATACTCCTTGAGCCAGCTATTATCAAACTTGCTGTGAAGACCAACCTTCTAGGAAATTTTTATTCACCGAATAGAGACAGCATACTTCACCTATGCAGAGTATAGAGGATGTCAGCCAAGAAATCTGGCAAGACTGTGTCGAAATGTGCCTACAATCTGAGTTGTGCAGTGATGCAGCAATTATCACCAACTCTCCACCCTGGTTATTAGCTTCTTTTACTGAAGGAAACTTTACTCAGATCACCCAGGAAGAAATTCAGACCTTACTGGCAAGAGAGGGTAGAGAAAAACTGTTTCTCCAGGGAATCACCCTTGCTGGAATCAAATGCCTGTTGATCCGAGACAACTTGCTCGCCCAAGGCAACAGCATGGACTTTCGTACCAAAGGCCAAAGTCGAAGTAGCCAGGCAGTGACTATAGTTCAGATAGAGTCTGTGTATCTTGTGGTGATGGGAAAGAAGGGGACCGAAGGAGGACCTCTCAACCTCAAAGCTTTTGAGATAGCAGGCTACATGAGAGAGGCCATT
Encoded proteins:
- the LOC115030076 gene encoding profilin-1-like, which encodes MCLQSELCSDAAIITNSPPWLLASFTEGNFTQITQEEIQTLLAREGREKLFLQGITLAGIKCLLIRDNLLAQGNSMDFRTKGQSRSSQAVTIVQIESVYLVVMGKKGTEGGPLNLKAFEIAGYMREAILKKMTHS